From the Porphyrobacter sp. CACIAM 03H1 genome, the window TTGACGTTCTTCTTCACGTCGCGCGCCTCGCCCTGGTAGATCGCGAAAGTCACCTGGCGCTGGTTGTCGCCGAGGGTGAAGAACCGCTCCATGCGGCTGGCGGGCACGGGGGTGTTGCGCTCGATGATCGGTGCGAAGATGTCGTCGTGGAAGCGGCCATGCGCGTCGCGGGTCGAGGTGTTCACCCCGAGCGCGAAGGGCGCGACGTCGGTGATGCGGATCTCCTCGAGCCCCCCGCCACCCGACAGCAGCCCCGCCTGGATCGCCGCGCCGAGCGCCACCGCGTGATCCGGGTGGACGGTCGCGTTGGGAAAGCGTCCGAACATCCGGGTGAGCGCCTTCCTGACGACCGGCATCCGCGTCGCCCCGCCGACCAGCACGATGTCGGACAGGGCCTTCACGTCGATATGGCTGTCGCGCAGCGCCCGGATCACCGGATCGCGCAGGCGCTTCACAAGCCCGGCGGCGGCCTCCTCGAAGGCTTCGGCGGTGACACGGGTGGAAAGCGCCTCGCCATCGACCACCACGGTGAACTCGGCCTCCTCGGCGGTGGTGAGCGCGCGGCGGGTGCGTTCGGCGGCGAGGGTCAGCAGGGCGTGGCGGCGGTCGGCGGGCAGGCCCTCTAGCACGCCCGCGTCCAGCAGCGGCTCCGCCAGCCGGACGAGCACCGCGTCGAAATCGTCACCCCCGAGGCGGTTGTCCCCCGCCGAGGCGCGCACCTCGACGATCCCTTCGAACATCTCGACGATCGAGACGTCGAAGGTGCCCCCGCCGAGATCGAAGACGAGGAAGGGTTCGCGGTCGCCCCGGTCCGCGAGGCCGAAGGCGAGCGCCGCAGCGGTCGGCTCGTTGATCAGGCGCCTGACCTCGAGCCCCGCGATCTCGCCCGCCCGCCGGGTGGCGCGACGCTGGCGCTCGTTGAAATAGGCCGGCACGGTGATGACCGCCGCGGTGGGCCGCTCGCCCGTCGCCGCCTCGACATCGTCGGCAAGGCTGCGCAGCACCATCGCCGAAAGGTCCTCCGGCGTCAGCGTGGTGCCCGCCAGCGTGACTGTGGAGGCGGTGCCCATCATCCGCTTGAAGCTGGTCACCGTGTCGGCCGGATGGGTCGCCATCCGGTCGAGCGCGGCTTCCCCGACCCAGCTCTGCCCGTCGCGCGACAGGCTGACCGCCGAGGGGGTGAGCATCCTGCCCAGCGCATTGGGCACGAGCTCGGGTGCACCGTCCCGCCACAGCGCGACCGCGCTGTTGGTGGTGCCAAGATCGATCCCCACGAGCATTCCAGCCGTCATAGCGCAGGCCCGCAGTCAGGCAATTGGAATCGCAGCGGTTCCCGGCGCTAGTGGCCGACGCTCTCGCCGCGCTCCAGCCCCGAGAGGGCAAGCTGCGCGTCGATCTGCGCGAGCAGGCGTTCGAGCCCCGCCTCGCTGTCGCTCTCGGCGCGGGCGACCAGCACGTCCTGCGTGTTCGAGGCGCGCAGCAGCCACCAGCCGTCGGCGGTGTTGACGCGCACGCCGTCGGTGGTGTTCACGCTCTCGACCTCGGGGCCGGAATTGGCGGTAAGACGCCCGGCGATCTCCTCCATCGCCGCGAACTTGCGGCTCTCGTCGACCTGGAAGCGCATTTCGGGGGTGTTGAGCATCGCCGGGATGCTCCCCCGCAGCTCGGTCACCGACTTGCCGAGCCGCGCCGCGGCGGCGAGCAGCCGGACCCCGGCATAGAGCGCGTCGTCGAAGCCGTAATACTCGTCGGCGAAGAACACGTGCCCGCTCATCTCGCCGGCGAGCGGCGCGCCAGTTTCCTTCATTTTGGATTTGATCAGCGAGTGGCCGGTCTTCCACATCAGCGGCTGCCCGCCGAGTTCGGCGACGCGGTCGAACAACGCGCGGCTGGCCTTCACGTCGGCGATAACCGTCGCGCCGGGGCGGGTTTTCAGCACGTCCTCGGCATAGATCATCAGGAGCTGGTCGCCCCAGATCACCCGCCCCTCGCCGTCGATCGCGCCGATGCGGTCGCCGTCCCCGTCGAAAGCCACTCCGAAATCGAGGTTCTTCTCGGCGACGAGCGCGCGAAGATCGGTCAGGTTGGCCTCTACTGTCGGATCAGGATGGTGGTTGGGAAAATGTCCGTCGACTTCGGTAAAGAGCAGATGATGTTCGCCCGGCAGTCGGGCAGCCAGCGCCTCGAGAGCGGGGCCCGCGGCACCGTTGCCGGCATCCCAGCCGACGCGCAGGGTTTCGAGCTTGCCGGCGTCGGTCCCGGCCAGACCCTGGAGCAGGCGCTCGACATACTCGCCAAGGATGTCGCGCGCGGTCACCTCGCCGGTGCCGCTGGCGAAGGCCCCGTCCGCAGCCAGCTTCCCGAGCTTCTGGATATCGGCGCCGAAGAACGGGCGCCCCAGAAATACCATCTTGAAGCCATTGTAATTGGGGGGATTGTGGCTGCCAGTTATCTGAATGCCGCCATCCACCTCTTCGGCTGAGGCTTCGGCGTAATAGAGCATCGGGGTTGCCCCCATGCCGATCCGCACCACGTCGCACCCGCTCGCGGTCAGTCCCTCGATCAGCGCATGCTCGAGCATCGGCGAGCTGACCCGCCCGTCATAGCCGACCGCCACGGTCCTGCCCCCCGCCTCGCGCAGCAGCGTGCCGAAGGCCCGGCCGATCGCCCGCGCGTCATCCGCGCCGAGGGTTTCGCCGATGATCCCGCGAATGTCGTATTCGCGCAGCACGGTGGGGTGGAAATTGTGTTGCATGATCGAGGGTTCTCCTTGCCCGCTTCGGGGCGATGATCGGGCTATTGGTGTATCGGCAGGGATCGGGCGCCCGTCCTTTCAACGGAGCGGCCGGCCCGGACATTCCCCCGCACAGTCCACTTTCCTGCCAAACCCCTGCCTCGCGATTGTGTCAACCGTGCGATGCTCGGTCAGGTATCGTCGGGCGGCCGCCCGTCGCGCGGATGAGGCAGCTCGTCGAGCAGCAGATCGCGGGCGGCATTGGCTTCCTGCATCGCCGCGGTCGTCCCGCCCTTGTCCGGATGCACCAGCGCGGTGAGGCGGCGGTGGGCTGCGATGATTTCATCGCGTTCCGCCCCGGCCGCGACACCCAGCAGCTTGCGTGCCCGGAATATCGCCTGGCTCCGGGTCGGCGCGGGCCGCAGGAAATCCCACGGCCACTTGCCGAAGGCCCAGCGGCAGAAGATGCACACGGCGGCGATCAGGACAAGCGCGCGCAGCATCGGTTCAGGCCAGTTCCAGCTCGCCCTGTTCGCGGCTGAACTGCGGCAGGGCCAGCGCCTTGACCAGTGCGCGCAGCTCCTGCCGGGCGATGAGGTGGCTGGTGCCGAGCTCGCCCAGGTGCCCCTTGTCGAGCAGCGTCAGGCCCGAGGGGAAGAGCTCGCGGTAGATCACGCGTTCGGAAAGGCCCTGCGTGACCCGGAAGCCGACGCGCTTGGCCATCTCGTTCAGGGCCTTGTGCAGGCGCGCCTGGTTCCTGGCCTCGACATGGCCGGTGCGGTTGCGCACCACGATCCAGTCCATCTCGGGGCGCTGCTGTTCGATCGTCATCCGGCTGCGCTTCATCCGCGCCTCCCAGATCAGCTCGGCGAAGAAGGACAGCTTCTTGACCTTGAAGGTCTCGGCATCGACCTGGCCGATCAGGTCGAAATCGACGAAGCTGTCGTTCATCGGCGTGACCAGCGTGTCGGCGTGCTCGACCGCGATGCGGGCATAGGGATCGTCTCGCCCGGGATTGTCGATGATCAGGAAATCGCACGAGGCCTCGAGCCGGCGGATCATCGCCATCAGGTCGCCCGTGCCGTTGCCGCGGAACACCTCGCAGGCCGGGGTCGGCAGCGTCAGGCCGCGCTTCTCGAGCGTCGCCAGACGGTTCTCGATATAGCGGTGCATGGTGCGCTGGCGCGGATCGAGATCGATCGAGGCCACCCGCGCGCCGAGATAGGACAGCGCCACCGCGACATGGACCGCCGTGGTCGACTTGCCGGTGCCGCCCTTCTCGTTGGCGAAGACGATGCGGTGCGCCTGCCCCTTCCTGAGGGAGCGCGTTGCCGGCTGAGGCTGCGGGGGCTGGGCGGGCGGCATGGCGGTTTTCTCGCGCGGGTCTCTCGGCGGAGCGGCTTGAAATGGGACAGCTGGCGCCGCTAGGGCGTGCTTCGGCATTATCCTTGGAGGCCTGACGGTGCAAACGGTCAAGACGTTGCAAATGTTGAGAACCGCTTTGGCACATTTG encodes:
- a CDS encoding Hsp70 family protein — translated: MTAGMLVGIDLGTTNSAVALWRDGAPELVPNALGRMLTPSAVSLSRDGQSWVGEAALDRMATHPADTVTSFKRMMGTASTVTLAGTTLTPEDLSAMVLRSLADDVEAATGERPTAAVITVPAYFNERQRRATRRAGEIAGLEVRRLINEPTAAALAFGLADRGDREPFLVFDLGGGTFDVSIVEMFEGIVEVRASAGDNRLGGDDFDAVLVRLAEPLLDAGVLEGLPADRRHALLTLAAERTRRALTTAEEAEFTVVVDGEALSTRVTAEAFEEAAAGLVKRLRDPVIRALRDSHIDVKALSDIVLVGGATRMPVVRKALTRMFGRFPNATVHPDHAVALGAAIQAGLLSGGGGLEEIRITDVAPFALGVNTSTRDAHGRFHDDIFAPIIERNTPVPASRMERFFTLGDNQRQVTFAIYQGEARDVKKNVKLGELTVPVPPRPAGEVGVNVRFTYDTSGLLEVDVAVPETGLTRNLVIVDEEDRRSKGDIAESRKRLEKLKVHPREEAGNVALLARAERAFEGFTGHVRDVIGQALTEFQGALDSQEPRRIADAREGLARLLDEIDARSPL
- the pgmG gene encoding phosphoglucomutase/phosphomannomutase PgmG yields the protein MQHNFHPTVLREYDIRGIIGETLGADDARAIGRAFGTLLREAGGRTVAVGYDGRVSSPMLEHALIEGLTASGCDVVRIGMGATPMLYYAEASAEEVDGGIQITGSHNPPNYNGFKMVFLGRPFFGADIQKLGKLAADGAFASGTGEVTARDILGEYVERLLQGLAGTDAGKLETLRVGWDAGNGAAGPALEALAARLPGEHHLLFTEVDGHFPNHHPDPTVEANLTDLRALVAEKNLDFGVAFDGDGDRIGAIDGEGRVIWGDQLLMIYAEDVLKTRPGATVIADVKASRALFDRVAELGGQPLMWKTGHSLIKSKMKETGAPLAGEMSGHVFFADEYYGFDDALYAGVRLLAAAARLGKSVTELRGSIPAMLNTPEMRFQVDESRKFAAMEEIAGRLTANSGPEVESVNTTDGVRVNTADGWWLLRASNTQDVLVARAESDSEAGLERLLAQIDAQLALSGLERGESVGH
- a CDS encoding J domain-containing protein, encoding MLRALVLIAAVCIFCRWAFGKWPWDFLRPAPTRSQAIFRARKLLGVAAGAERDEIIAAHRRLTALVHPDKGGTTAAMQEANAARDLLLDELPHPRDGRPPDDT
- a CDS encoding division plane positioning ATPase MipZ, which encodes MPPAQPPQPQPATRSLRKGQAHRIVFANEKGGTGKSTTAVHVAVALSYLGARVASIDLDPRQRTMHRYIENRLATLEKRGLTLPTPACEVFRGNGTGDLMAMIRRLEASCDFLIIDNPGRDDPYARIAVEHADTLVTPMNDSFVDFDLIGQVDAETFKVKKLSFFAELIWEARMKRSRMTIEQQRPEMDWIVVRNRTGHVEARNQARLHKALNEMAKRVGFRVTQGLSERVIYRELFPSGLTLLDKGHLGELGTSHLIARQELRALVKALALPQFSREQGELELA